Genomic DNA from Desulfonatronum thioautotrophicum:
TGATCCGGCCATGGGGCTATTCCTCTCCCTGCCCGACGGAGCCAACGCCGAGCTGAACCGACTATACCTGCGCACCGGCCGCCTGCCGGGATACGGGCAGGACCGGGAGGCGGTGGTCGGCGAGGCCTTTGCCGATGCCCACGGCTTTGATCCCGGAGATCGGCTGACCGCGATCATCAATGGCCGTCGCCAGGAACTGACCATTGTCGGCCTCGCCCTGTCCCAGGAGTTCATCTACCTGCTCAAGCCTGGGGAACTGTTTCCGGACTTAAAGCGTCATGGCGTGTTCTGGATGAATCGGGCCGCACTGGCCGCTGCCAATGATATGGACGGCGCGTTCAACGACGCGGTTCTGTCCCTGGCTCGGGAGGGATCGGGGACGTGCTGGAGCATCTGGACCGCCTTTTGGCTCCCTACGGCGGCCTGGGTGCGGTGAGCCGGGATGACCAGCTCTCCCATCGCTACCTGTCCGTGGGTAAGCGCTCACAGGGTCAGGACAAAAGGGAAAACATGTACAGCAGTTAGGGCATGGAAGTTTTGCAGTATGTGGTCAAGCAGACATCACCCACCGTGGTCATGTACACCCCATGGCCCATGCTGGGTTTGGCTTACGAGCTTTACGAAGAGAATCTTGCTCTCAAAGACCAACTGGGTCAGCAAAAAGCTTTGATCGAGAAGCTCCACTCAAAGCTCAACGAGGATTCAACAACTTCAAACAAACCGCCTTCCAGCGACAACCCATTCAAGAAAGAGAAAAAGAGCGCAAGACGACTCGGGAGCCAGAGCCGAGTCGAAAAGGCTACCGCCAGCAGTGTGTACGCCCTACCGAAGTATCGGAGATCCTACCTGCAGGCTGTGCTTGCGGCTGTAATCGTCTGGAAGAACCTGAACTCTTCTATATTCACCAACACATTGCCCTGCCTGTCATCCAGCCCATTGTTGAGCATATCATTCTTTACCACAGATGGTGTACCAGCTGCGACAAAATCAGCAAAGCCGTCATTCCTTACGCGAAGCGTGTCGGCTTTGGTTCGCGATTCTCGGCGACGGTCGTTGAACTTTGCGCCATCCATGGGGACAGCAGGCGAGCCGTTCAGGACTATTGTCAATCCGTTTCCAGCGTCCCCATCAGCCAAGGCGGCATCCAGAAGATAGTCGACCGTGCCTAGGAGGCCATCAAGCCTCATTACGACGCTATCGATGAAGTCGCTCATAATGAGGACGGGTCAACCACATCGACGAGACGTCCTGGCGCAACTGTTCAAATCTGGCTTGGTTATGGGTCATGGTTGGCCTCGCTGTGGCCTTTTTCATGAACCACAAGCATCGCTCCAAGGAAACCTTTGAAGCCCTGGTCAATGGCTGGCAAGGGATTTTGGTCAGCGATGGATATCGTCTGTATCAAAACTGGGTCAACAAGCGCCAAACTTGCCTGTCACATCTGATCCGCAAAGCCCGAGCCCTTTCCCCGGAGAGCCGATTCGGAACTGGCCAAGTATGGCACCTGGACGAAGAAAGAACTCCAGAGGCTCTAACGGATGTCAAAGGCCCAAACGATGCGGTGTGAATGGCACGCATTCAATGCCCGCCTCATTCGGTTGACGCGAAGTATGCAAACCGTGATGACGACGCGGGGCAATTTGTCCGCCAACTTTTACGCGAGATGGACAACCTGTGTGTCTTTCTCCATGAGCATGGGGCGTGTCTCCGACGAACAATCTCGCGGTGAGAATGCTGCGTTTCGCCGTCCTCTGGCGGAAAAGAAGCCTTGGCACAGCCAGTGAAAAAGGTGACCGGTGGGTTGAACGTATCCTGTCCTTAAGCCAAACCTGCCGTATTCAAAAACGACTCACCTATGCCGAGCTGGTCAACGCTCTTGAGGCCTACTTCAATGGTACTCAGCCCGAGATCGAGTGGGTTCAAAAGCTCGACCCCAAGGGCTGTGTGCGCTTACGTCCGTGGAACTGGACCAGTTGGCTGGCATGGCCACCTATTTTCCGACCATCTTTCTGGGGGTGGCCGTCTTTCTGCTGAACGTTGTTTTTTCCTGGCTGGTGGGCACCCAGCGGGAGCAGATCGCCGTTCTAAAGGCCTTTGGCTACTCCAATGCCGGGATCGGCATGCACTATGCCCAGATGGTCCTGCTGATCTCCCTGCTGGGGCAGCAGCTGGCCGAGACCTACAGCACGTTTTTCCGGTTTCCCTATCTGGATTATCACCTCTCCCCCTGCGTGGCCGCCATTGGGCTGACGAACAGGAGCCGTGATTACCAAATTATGCCGTAAAATTGGGACTATTCGTGTCTTCCAATCTATCCCAGGCCTGGTTGTCAGAAATACGTAATGCTCCCCTACGACAGTTTCGATGATGCCCAGCGCAAAATACTGTATGAGAAATGTCGGGGCTGAGCACGTTTCCCACGATTGTCCTGTCAGTCTTTAGCGGCTCTACTCTACTAAGACAACTTTGGGTGATCGAAAAGTATGACATGGATATTAAGGTTTGCACCCCGATGCTTATACAGCTTTCTTCGCAGTGGGCGACGGAGCGGATCGTGCGAGGAAGTTTGCAACATTATGTAAGCAGAATGTAAGTTTTTTGTGTTACAAAAAAGTAACAATAAGATTAGCCTCTACTGATTTTTTTATAAATTATATCTGTATTTAATAATATTTTTTTATAAATTATACATAAAATACAATTAGCCCTTCAAAAAAAATTGGAGGGCTAATTTTTTGCTTTTTGAAAAAAATAGCAATTTGGTATTGAATTTAAAAAAAATATTAAAAAAACATACAACTTTAAAATAAAAAGTTGTATTGATGAATATACTAAAATATTATAAAATTAGTATTGACAATATAAGAAAAATATGGTACTATAAAGAAGGCGAAGGACTACTTAACAAAAAATTTATAAAAGTTCCAGGAGGTTTGATTACATACATTGAATTTATTTTAGATACTTATTGGTAGACACAGATTTTTTTTAAATTTTAACAAAAGGAGATTAGAATGAACAATGAAAAGGGAACAATTTATGGAGATCCACTTGTTACATCTCAAGTGACTTCTTCAGCAGAAAGCATCAGCACAATTTTGAATTCGTTTAGCAAGGATAATGTTTGTATACCAGAATATCAAAGAGACTCAGATCAATGGTCAGATGAGAAAAAAAGTTTATTTATTGATTCAATAATGAATAATCTGACAGTACCTAGTTTTATATATGCACATTCAAACGACAAAAAAAATAAATCATGGACTAATATTTTAGAGGTTGTTGACGGTCAACAGAGATTAATTTTACTTAACGATTTCTACCTTGATCAATTCAAAATCTTACCATCAGGAACCATGGACTATATATCCCCAAATGCATTACATTACGCAAACAAAAAATTTTCAGAACTTCCAGAGATGTTTAAGGAATTATTTGAAAACTATAAAATTACAATTATATATCTACCTGAGTGCATGACTGAATCTGTCAAGCTTGAAACATTCAGAAGACTGAATCAACAACCATTCACCCTTAGCGCGCAAGATATTCGATTATCACAGTATGCTTACTCAAAAATAAGTAATTTTATAAGAATCAGCGGAATTTCTGATCTTAACAAGCACGGTAGCAAAAGAATGTTGGAATACGCAAAGAAATATAATATTGAATGGCCATGGGTAAATGACAACGAAAAAGAAGGATGGATTGAATGGTGGAATAAAAAGAAAACTAGCATTGGCCAAAAGGCATCAGAGATGGTGTTATGGTATATTATAGGATTATATCACAGCGAAATAAACAATATACTATCAGACCATAATCATTTAGCAAAAAACTTGAATATGTCATTTATCAATTCAATAGATAATGTTGCAGACATTGCATTAGCACAACTAAATTATGAAGAAAAAAGTGCAATGCCAACAACATTATGCACGATAGATGATATTGAAAACAACTTATTTCCAAAGTTTATGAAATGGCATAATTATTTTTATGTTAATTTTCCATCAACATTTAATGTACAGAGGTATCGGTTGATTAGCTTTATATTTTCAGCTTTGCACAATTATGAACCATTTATGTTACAACAAAAGCATAATGAAATGATAGACAAACTGATTTCTAAACCGAGAGAAACAAGTATAGAACTAGGTATTAATTATCCAGAGACTAAAGGAAAATGGAGTAGCAACAAGGGACTTCATCAACAAATCAAAAGTATTCATTCAATGGTTTTAAAAATTATGGGTTGAATAAATAATAAGCCTCAAAATTTGATTGATTGTAATCCAGGTAGCAGGGTATTCCCTGCTACCTGGAAAAATGCATACTGGCGTTGTGTTGGGGCTGTAAGCAACGGGTACCGTTGCCCTATTTGCAATAAAATATTTTCCGGAAATAAAGGTTTTAAAAAGCTTGAAGCAGACCACATTTTTCCATATGTTCTAGATAATCAAGGAACAACTTGGAATAATATGATTCTATTATGCAAAAAATGCAATTTAAAAAAATGGAAATTCAATAATTGTAAATTTTCATAAGTTTTGCATAATAAATATAATTATTTTCAGCGCATAACCAATATAAGCATTTATCCTCATCAAAGTATTAAATTCCAATTTTGCTTCGAGGCACTGATCAAGTATAAATTAACTTAAAACATGATGGATAATTGAACTGCTAGCAATCAAATATCTCGACTTTGTTAGATAGTAATAAGACGCTGTAATTTATCAAAATATATATAATTTAGCGGCATTTTTTCAGCAACTTATTTTGGAAAAACAAAGTAATCTTAGCCTTTGCCTCCTCCCCTGCATCCACCCCTCGCTGATTGGGCAGGGGAAAGCCCGTGTTGGGTGCGGGGAGGGCAATGAATAAATATTCAATAAATAGCTTAAAGACATTTTCAAAATATTGAATTAAAAATTTATTTGAGCTGTAACCATATATTATATATATAAAAGTCTTGACATTACATCTTTTAAGGCTTAACATGCATTCATGTTGATCAAGTAATCATTGTCAACCCATTGTAATCATAACATAAACATAAGGTATACATATGGAACAAGAAAAAAAAGAAAATTGGTCAGTTCGTGTTTCTGGTGATATAAAAAATCGGTTGTCAGCTTTACGACAAAATTTTGAATCAGGCGAGGCATTTATTAGACACGCTCTAGAAGCCCTGGACATTGCTGAGCAAGGAAAAACAAGCATTGATTTTCCTGTCCGTGGACGTGCTGAAGTTTTAACTTTTGCAAAAACTGCACAATCAATGGTTGATCAGATGCAGGCACTTGTTACAATCACAGAAGCGCAACGAGAACAGGCTAAAACTGAAATATTAGAAATTAAATCTGAAACTGATAAAAAAATTGCAGCATTTGCAGCAGAAATTAGTCACCAAAAAACAGCTTTTGCTGAACAAAATAAAGTTATTGCTGATTTGCAAAAGCAGAATTTTGATCTTGAAAATTCATTGAAGACGTCGATTGAACATGCAGAGAGTATTGAAGAGTTAAAAGCTGTCTGGAAAGAAAAAGAAAGTGAACTAAATACAAAAATTGCTGAACTTAATTCTGAGGCTAATCGCAGCAAAGAGCTTGAAAAAGAAATTTTTTCTTTAAAAGAAAAATTTTTAGATGCTGTACACAAACAACAACTTGCTGAACAAAAAGCAACATTGATTGAAAAGATATATAGAGTCAATAACTTCGTGAATAGAAATGTACAAAAAGAAAACAATGTGGTTGGTGAAGACATGAATGAGAAATTGTATAATGAGAAGCAAGAGAGAGCGAAAACAAGATATGGAGAGAATAGAAAATAGCCACTTATTTATTGACTGTATAAACTTGTATATAGAGCTAACCGTCAAAATTTGCCAATATTTTATTAGATGAATAATCATGTTAAGTGGCAATATGCTTCAAAAACATCCTTCTGTTTTTTATGTTCAATTCCCACTCAATGAGATCAAATTCACCAACCGACAATTAATTTGAAACTAAAAAATTTTGCCCCTTAGATCAAATGATCAGTGTATTTTGCTTATGATGTAGACAAAAAATATAAAAACATTTAACCATTTTTTTCCTTACAATAAAGCGATTTTTTTTTATAACTATAACCTTGTTTTGATAAAAGTAAAAAAATATTTTTAAATTCTTTTTTTGCAAAATATAAATTTAGAGAAATATTACATGCCGCTAAATATAGTTCATATGGTTAAGTTATTAGGAAAAAAAGAAGGTAGAATTTTTTTTTGAGATACCTAAAGGCGAAGCAGGTTGAAAAAATCGTTTGGAGCGGACCGGGTTGCTGATCAGCTATGCCAAAGCTTAGGAATTGATCCGGACGCACATTTTGTGAGGAAGAAGCTGGTCGACCAGGCGCGTGGTGGGCTTATCTTAGCGGTCTTTGATACAGTGCATCCAGCACATGGTGAAGTGGGTCCACCCCGGCGAGGACCAACACTCGCTTCGCGCCGGGCCTAAACGCTTCGCAGCGAAGCATGGTGGACTTAGACGGTCACGGCATGAGGAGCGGCCAAAGCCTCATACACCCCAACTCCCAGAACCACCTCCTCCCTGCCCTAGCCAGGCCCAATTTTCGCACCCGGCTCCCGCCAAAGACACCCGCTGCTCAACGGGAGGCTGGAGTTGAATATGGTCAGCAGATGGGGGACATGGAGAACATGGGATGACTTGGGCTGGGTTGACTGGACCTTCGAGTCAGAATAACGGGGATAAATCATCTACTCAGTGTGGAGTTTTTTTCTCTCCAGACAGCAAAAACCACTTCAATCTTAATTCACGCTATGGGTAGAAAATTACAGCTCGCTTTTGTTTGGCCTCAAGGAACAAAATATGGTGCAAAATATTTTTATATGTATTTTTTATTAAATTCTTTCAATAACTTAACAAATAAATATGACAGAGACCCCCGGCACCAAAGAAAATCAAGGGTTTACAGTAAAAGCTGTAAACCCTTTTTCTTTTTTTCGTCCAAGGAAAAGAAACCAATTCTTTTTCCTCAGGGCAATCTCACCCGACTTCATTGCGCGACGGCGAACAACTATTTGCAACTATTACCGGAATTTCACCGTCCCCAAGTCCGACGGATTCTCAGTGCTCACAAATCTCTGGCTTTAAAGATGGCCCGCGGAGCAAAGAAACGTTGTTCCTCCCGAAAAAAGAACGACGAATCGGGAACACCAAATAAATGCTGCAAAGGTCGCGTGCATTGGGAAAAATTGTGTTCCCAAGATCCTTGACCGCTGAACCATTAGCCTCAAAACAACCCGGCAACCCAAATGCGTTTCAACCACATTCCAGGCGTAACGGTCACGGCTGACTTTGCCGTGGAGAACGGACAGCGGTACCGCTACCGACTGGACGTCATGCTGGAGAACCCCTCCACCACCAACGATACCGCCTGCGTGATCATGATGAATCCGAGCTACGCCTGCATCGAGCATGCGGACAAGTCGGTCCAGTTCATGGAGCGCGTCGTCTTTCTCAAAGGCCTGCCGGAGTTTGCCGATGTGGGACGGCTGATCGTGGTCAACCAGTTCGCCAGGATTCAGACCAGGGAATTTCAAGGCCTTCCCCAGGACATCGGTTCGGGCAACAACGCGGCAATTCAGACGGCTTTTGCGGAATCGGACATAATCATCGTGGCCTGGGGCTGCGCCAACCCGTTTCGTGACCGGATGCGTTTTGTCCTGGATCTTTTGGCGACCATGCCGGGCAAGCGCCTATACCGGACCAGCAAGCATCCCTCGCGGGGTAAATATGCGGGCTTTATCCTGCCCTGGTGACATCCATGCCAACCATTCGCAAGATATCCGCTGACGACTGGCCGGCCTTGCAGGCCATGGCCCGGCGCTCGTTTCCCGCCCCCCAGGGCAGGTTTATCCGCCCCACCGAGGAAGGATTCATGGCCCTCGTGGAGAACACGCCTGCCGCTGCCGTCTTCTTGCGAACGTTCCCCCTTCGTGACGGTCGCCGGGTTGGCTACATCGCCTGGCTGTTCACCGATCCCGCGTTCCAGGGCCAAGGGCTGGCCAAAAGCCTGATCGCCGCCTCCGTTGCCCGCCTGGAGGAGGTAAACTGCCGGCACATCCTGACCGACATCGAAGGCCACAACACGGCCTCCGCGTATTCTTTTGCCGGCAACGGATTCCGACGCATTGGCTTTGCCGACCAGTGGCGGATTGTTGGGCCGGCCAACCTGCCCCGTCTTTGGATGAGAACCGTTGATCCGGGTCATTTCATCTGGATGCGGGACGCGATCCCGGTAATGCCCCGACCAGGCCTGCAACGCCTGAGTGCCTTCGGGCTCAACTGGCTCTTCGCCCTGATCGCCGTGCTTTTTGGCTCGGGCCTGCTGTCTTTCAACATGGCCTTAAGTCAGCCTTCGGGCTTGGAGGCCCTGGCCCTGCTCCTGGGCGTCGTGCTGGTGTTCGGCGTCCGGGAGGCGACCATGCGCATGACGGCCAAGGCCAAAGGCTGGCCTCTGGAATACCGAATATGGGATTCGGCGTTCATCTTCGCCCTGCCCGTTGCCGTGCTCTTCGGCCAGCTTTTCCCGTTGCCCGGGGGACTATATCCCCGGCAGGACAGGTGGCGCTATCCAGATGCCCTGCCCGCGCTGGGCCTTGCCGCCGTTGCCGGCACCGCATCCGTCATGGCTCTGGTTGCGCTGGCTTTGGCTGTCTCCGGAATGCAAGTCGGCGGTTTTGCGCAGGCATTGGCCGGCGCCCTGCTGTTCATTGGAAAGCCCATGCTGTTGTTCGATTCCATCCTGGCCTTCCCCCCCTTCTCCTGTTTCAATGCCCGGCGCATCTTCGATCTGCATCGCGGACTCTGGGCTGGGTTTGCGGTTCTTGGGGCAATTCTGTTTCTGTGTTGATTGCAAGGATGTGCCAGAGTAAGTGTTGTCCTTTGTAGCATCGATGTCGACGGAGTCGAAAAAAAAATTGCATCGGCTACGTGGACCGGATACGGATTTCAAGGACGCCGTCCGCACCGTCGTTTCTTTTGGCGAGAAATCGCGACACCATGACTTGCATCACCCGAGGCATCACCTGAGGCATTGCCCAAGCTTTTTACGGTGGGGTTTCGGAACATATTCAAGGCAAGGTGTATGGTTTCTGGATGAAAATCTGGGTGCGATTGCACGGCGGCACATGGCCGGTATGGTGACAGACCATAGGCAAGGCTACGGGCTTATTGAATATTGCAACCATTCTTATCGAATAAATGACATGGAAGTATTGAATATGGCACATGACCTCGGTGAACAATGCGGAAATTGCAGCCTTTTCTTCCCCGACAGCGACGGACCGACTGAATATGGAATCTGTATAAACGACCCGGCGTTTGCTCCCTATGAGGACGATATCTTTGAACTACGATTCGACAGATGTCGGGAGTTGATCAAGGCTAAACGTTTCCCATTGACCCGCGAGATCTGTGAAAAATTCGAACCAATCGAATTCGTGGAAATCACCACAGGAGATGGATCAACAGAGCCATTAGAGCTAACGACAGTCTTGGAGGCTACGCATGGAGCAGAATTCCACATGGCCTTCGACCAAAATGGTGACATCTGGCTCAACGGCCTCAGAACTCCCCTTCAGTCCCATATCGACCAGTTACATGCTCCCAAAACGAAGGAATCTGCCCTGAACTGCCTGAGCCTCCTCGCATCCAAGGGCAACGAACAGGCCACGACAGCCCTGCTGGATTTTTTCGAACGTCTTGGCCCGCCAAGGACATTGCCCCAGGTGCATTTCAAGATGAATTTGTTGCGGAAATTGCTTGGTTGCAACACTCAGAGATTCTTGGAATTGCTTCTGACCGACCTGGAAACGACCCCCTCCAACAACACCACGCGGCAATGGATCACGGCAATCATCAAGCACCTTCCCCGCTTTGCAAAGGAGGACGTTGAAATACGCTTGAACGGCATGATCCGAAGGAATGTGTTTTCTCACCGCCTGCGCCGACGCATAGAAGACTTGTTGGACGATGCCTGGGAATGAAGCCGAGGCAATTGGTTTTCAATATCATGTACATATGGTTGCTGGTTCTTGGCTCTTGTCTCCTCATGAAGTCTTCGCATTTCGCCACCACGTCGCATTGATGCGAATAATGTTGTCTTCCTGATAGCCGGAGTCGATATTGATTCCTCTTCGTTACACCCCTTGTTCATGCGGCATTGAAGATTTTTTGGCTCACTTCATCTTTCCGGCTATTACAGTCAATCTTGCCGGCCTCGCCGTATTCTAAAGATGCACAAAACGCAACAATACGGGCATGGTTATGAAGGCGGCTATGGTCTGGATGGTGATGATTTCAGCGATTAATTTGTGGTCACCACCCAATTGCCTGGCCAAAATATAGGCCGCCGGTCCGCACGGCAAGGATGCAAAAATCACAATTACATATCTGCTTGTTGCATCCACCCCCATCATCCACCCCATCAGCGCCGCCAAAAGGGGTAGAATGGCCAGTTTGATTGTACTGGCCACACCGACTGTCCAAACACTGCTCATCATTCCTTGGAAAACCAATCCCGCGCCTACGGACATAAGGCCGAGGCCGAGCGAAGCTTGGCTCATGATGACCATAAATTCCATCAAGCCGAATTCCAGGGGGACGTTCAACAGATTGGCCGCAATGCCCAGCAGGCATGCCAGTATCAGAGGATTGCAAAGCAGGGCGCTGGATAAGCTGGTCCACCCCTTGAAACCGTTTATTCCGTATCTGGAAACAATGCAGACACTGAACAGGTTGGTCAAAGGGACCAACACGGCAATAACCATTGCCGACAGGATGAGGCCTTGGTCGCCAAAGAGGACAAAAGCCGCGGAAATGCCCACATACGTATTGAGCCGCAGCGATCCCTGGTACAAAGATGAAAAGGCAGGCCCCGAAAGAGACAACCAAGGCCGTACAAAAAGCATGAGCACCGTGACAATACTTATGGTGAGCACAATGGCCAGGGTTATGGGCAGGACCTCAATGTCGGCAAAAGGTGCTCGATACGTGTTGATGAAGAGAAGGGCTGGAAAAAAGACATAGTACGTTATCTTTTCTGCTGCCGGCCAGAAGGATGTTCCGGGAAAGTCTTTTTGTTTGAATACCCATCCCAGAAGTATAAGCAGGAATATCGGCGTCAGCGCCGTGACGACTTGAAACATGATTGCCCCAAACGAGGATTTTTTAATGGGATGGTCTCCGGATTTTATGACCCCCACGCAACCTCGTCATCCCGCCCGAGGTCGCAGTCACAGTTTCTGAAAAATGAACACTCCACCGCGGCATGCGGACTCTTTTACGATATCTCGCATGGCTCCTGAACGTCAGGTTGGAGATATTGATGCCACAGATCGACAACCAAGGCGATCAGTTCATGGTGGCGATCAACATCCAGAAATGCGTCGGGTGTTCTGGAACAGCTCGCCTGCGTCCAGCATCAAGGCAAATGTACCACCCGCCAAAACTCCTCGGACCTTGGCCCGCAGCCGGTCGTCAA
This window encodes:
- a CDS encoding DUF262 domain-containing protein encodes the protein MNNEKGTIYGDPLVTSQVTSSAESISTILNSFSKDNVCIPEYQRDSDQWSDEKKSLFIDSIMNNLTVPSFIYAHSNDKKNKSWTNILEVVDGQQRLILLNDFYLDQFKILPSGTMDYISPNALHYANKKFSELPEMFKELFENYKITIIYLPECMTESVKLETFRRLNQQPFTLSAQDIRLSQYAYSKISNFIRISGISDLNKHGSKRMLEYAKKYNIEWPWVNDNEKEGWIEWWNKKKTSIGQKASEMVLWYIIGLYHSEINNILSDHNHLAKNLNMSFINSIDNVADIALAQLNYEEKSAMPTTLCTIDDIENNLFPKFMKWHNYFYVNFPSTFNVQRYRLISFIFSALHNYEPFMLQQKHNEMIDKLISKPRETSIELGINYPETKGKWSSNKGLHQQIKSIHSMVLKIMG
- a CDS encoding IS66 family transposase, whose protein sequence is MDETSWRNCSNLAWLWVMVGLAVAFFMNHKHRSKETFEALVNGWQGILVSDGYRLYQNWVNKRQTCLSHLIRKARALSPESRFGTGQVWHLDEERTPEALTDVKGPNDAV
- a CDS encoding FtsX-like permease family protein, translating into MGSKARPQGLCALTSVELDQLAGMATYFPTIFLGVAVFLLNVVFSWLVGTQREQIAVLKAFGYSNAGIGMHYAQMVLLISLLGQQLAETYSTFFRFPYLDYHLSPCVAAIGLTNRSRDYQIMP
- a CDS encoding DUF1643 domain-containing protein — encoded protein: MRFNHIPGVTVTADFAVENGQRYRYRLDVMLENPSTTNDTACVIMMNPSYACIEHADKSVQFMERVVFLKGLPEFADVGRLIVVNQFARIQTREFQGLPQDIGSGNNAAIQTAFAESDIIIVAWGCANPFRDRMRFVLDLLATMPGKRLYRTSKHPSRGKYAGFILPW
- a CDS encoding GNAT family N-acetyltransferase; translated protein: MPTIRKISADDWPALQAMARRSFPAPQGRFIRPTEEGFMALVENTPAAAVFLRTFPLRDGRRVGYIAWLFTDPAFQGQGLAKSLIAASVARLEEVNCRHILTDIEGHNTASAYSFAGNGFRRIGFADQWRIVGPANLPRLWMRTVDPGHFIWMRDAIPVMPRPGLQRLSAFGLNWLFALIAVLFGSGLLSFNMALSQPSGLEALALLLGVVLVFGVREATMRMTAKAKGWPLEYRIWDSAFIFALPVAVLFGQLFPLPGGLYPRQDRWRYPDALPALGLAAVAGTASVMALVALALAVSGMQVGGFAQALAGALLFIGKPMLLFDSILAFPPFSCFNARRIFDLHRGLWAGFAVLGAILFLC
- a CDS encoding AEC family transporter — translated: MFQVVTALTPIFLLILLGWVFKQKDFPGTSFWPAAEKITYYVFFPALLFINTYRAPFADIEVLPITLAIVLTISIVTVLMLFVRPWLSLSGPAFSSLYQGSLRLNTYVGISAAFVLFGDQGLILSAMVIAVLVPLTNLFSVCIVSRYGINGFKGWTSLSSALLCNPLILACLLGIAANLLNVPLEFGLMEFMVIMSQASLGLGLMSVGAGLVFQGMMSSVWTVGVASTIKLAILPLLAALMGWMMGVDATSRYVIVIFASLPCGPAAYILARQLGGDHKLIAEIITIQTIAAFITMPVLLRFVHL
- a CDS encoding HNH endonuclease, with product MIDCNPGSRVFPATWKNAYWRCVGAVSNGYRCPICNKIFSGNKGFKKLEADHIFPYVLDNQGTTWNNMILLCKKCNLKKWKFNNCKFS